The sequence AACGAAAAGACGCAGATCCGCACCATGCCGGGCGTCGAGCGACTGAGTGTCGACCTTTGCGTCGAGGCCGCCAAGGCCGCTCGAGATGCCGGCATTCCGGCACTGGCGCTCTTCCCCAACACGCCGGACCATTTGCGCAACGAGAGCGCCGCCGAGGCTTACAACCCGGACAACCTGATGTGCCGCGCCCTGTCGGCCATCAAGAATGCGGTGCCCGAGATCGGGCTGATCGCGGATGTGGCCCTCGACGAATATTCGAGTGATGGCCAGGACGGTCTGGTGCGCGATGGCGAAATTCTCAATGACGAAACCGTGGCCGTGATGATCCGCTCGGCGCTGGTCCAGACCCAGGCTGGCGCCGATATCATCGCCCCCTCCGACATGATGGACGGCCGGGTCGCTGCGCTGCGCGAGGCGCTCGATGCCGCCGGGCATGAGCAGACCCAGATCATGGCCTATGCCGCCAAATACGCGTCCTATTACTACGGTCCGTTCCGCGAAGCGGTAGGGTCGGGCAGCCGGCTCAAGGGCGACAAGCGCACCTACCAGATGGACTATGCCAATTCGGACGAGGCAATGCGCGAGATCGAGCAGGACATTGCCGAGGGTGCCGACAGCGTCATGGTCAAGCCAGGCCTGCCTTACCTCGACATCGTCCGACGGGCCAAGGACAGTTTCAACATTCCCATCTACGCCTACCAGGTGAGCGGTGAGTTCGCGATGATCGAAATGGCGGCCGCGGCGGGCGCGATCGACCGCAAGGGCGCGATCATGGAGAGCCTGCATGCCTTCAAGCGCGCCGGCGCCAATGGCGTGCTGACGTATTTCGCCTTGGAAGTGGCGCGGGAGCTGGGCCGGTAACATGGCGGCGCCATCGAACCGGCCTCTGATCGAACGGGCTGCAGCGCTGCTCAAGCCGCACAAGACGGCAGATGGCCGCGTGTTCGGAGACGTCGCGGCCGCAGTGGTTTCCGAAACGGGCCGGATATTCGACGGGGTCTGCGTGGACACCGCCAGCTGGGGACTATGTGCGGAGCGTAGTGCCATCGCCGCAATGGTGACAGCGGGCGAGTATCGCATCGCCAGCGTGGTCGCCGTTTGGCGCGACGCGACCACCGGCAAGCTGCACGTCCTGCCGCCCTGTGGCCATTGCCGGCAGTTCATGCGCGACCTCGATGACGCGAACCTGGCAACCACTATCGTGCTGGGATCCGACATGGTGCGAACGCTTGCCGAGCTTCTGCCCGAGCACGCATGGCCGGCTGCCATCGAGTAGTGGTAACAATTCTGTGCCTCGCCCTCTTGCGTGAGGGGGCGGGCGGTACAATGTGATTGGCCATGGACCAGACTTATCAGAATGCCCGCCCTGTCTTGCCCGATCCTTCCACGGCTCCGCAGCTGTTCGAGGGGGTATTGACCCGACGCGTGATTGCCTTCTTCATCGATCTTGTCGTGATGGGGACGCTGATCCTCGCTTTTGCCTTCGTCGGGCTGATTGCGGGCTTCCTGACCTTTGGGCTGGCCTGGCTGGCGCTGGTCTTCGTCGTTCCGGCAACCCTCGTGCTCTATTATGGCGCGACCCTGGGATCGCCCAAGCGGGCGACCATCGGCATGCAGATGATGGATATCGTGCTGACGCCAACGCGCGGGCAGCCGCTCGATGGCTGGATGGCGATCATCCACGCCGCGGTGTTCTGGCTGACGACCTGGATCTCCTGGCCGCTGTCGCTGCTGTTTGCGCTGTTCACACCGCGCCGGCAGATGATTCATGACCTGGTGACGGGCACGCTGATGGTCCGGCGCTCGCCCATGGTACGGCACTGGCGCGCCCATGCTGCGCAAAGCAGCAGCGCTTATTGAATCGTTGCCGGGGGTGACACGGGGGAGTACAATCCCCTGATTGCATCCAAGGGTCATTAATGACCGACCAGACGCCGGAAACAACCCAGCTCTTCCTGACCGCGGCCATGCCGTGTCCCTACCTGCCCGGAAAGCAGGAGAGGAAGCTGTTTACCCATCTCACTGGACGGCGGGCATCGAGCCTGCACCACCTGCTCAGCGAGAACGGCTTCCGACGCAGCCAGAACCTGATCTATCGTCCGGCCTGCGAGGGCTGCAATGCCTGCCAGTCGGTACGCATCGTCGCCAACGATTTCGAGGCTTCGGGACGTTTCCGCCGTGTGCTCAAGCACAATGACGACCTTTCGGTAGAGGTGCGACCCACCACGGCCACTGCCGAGCAGTACGAGTTGTTCAAGCGCTACCTGGAATCGCGCCATGCCGGTGGCGGCATGAACCAGATGAGCTTCGTCGACTACGAATACATGGTCGAGGACACGCCGGTACAATCTGTGCTGGTCGAGTATCGCCTGCGTGACCATCCCGACCAGACACTGGTCGCGGTTGCCCTGACCGACGTGATGCCCGACGGGCTTTCCATGGTCTATTCGTTCTACGACCCCGACCTGGCGCAGCGGAGCCTTGGCACGTACCTGATCCTCGATCATATCGCGCAGGTTCGATCGGCGAACCTGAGCTATGTGTACCTCGGCTATTGGGTAAAGGACTCGCCCA comes from Devosia oryziradicis and encodes:
- a CDS encoding RDD family protein, giving the protein MDQTYQNARPVLPDPSTAPQLFEGVLTRRVIAFFIDLVVMGTLILAFAFVGLIAGFLTFGLAWLALVFVVPATLVLYYGATLGSPKRATIGMQMMDIVLTPTRGQPLDGWMAIIHAAVFWLTTWISWPLSLLFALFTPRRQMIHDLVTGTLMVRRSPMVRHWRAHAAQSSSAY
- a CDS encoding arginyltransferase; its protein translation is MTDQTPETTQLFLTAAMPCPYLPGKQERKLFTHLTGRRASSLHHLLSENGFRRSQNLIYRPACEGCNACQSVRIVANDFEASGRFRRVLKHNDDLSVEVRPTTATAEQYELFKRYLESRHAGGGMNQMSFVDYEYMVEDTPVQSVLVEYRLRDHPDQTLVAVALTDVMPDGLSMVYSFYDPDLAQRSLGTYLILDHIAQVRSANLSYVYLGYWVKDSPKMAYKAQFRPLEVQRGTMGWCPLD
- a CDS encoding cytidine deaminase family protein, yielding MAAPSNRPLIERAAALLKPHKTADGRVFGDVAAAVVSETGRIFDGVCVDTASWGLCAERSAIAAMVTAGEYRIASVVAVWRDATTGKLHVLPPCGHCRQFMRDLDDANLATTIVLGSDMVRTLAELLPEHAWPAAIE
- the hemB gene encoding porphobilinogen synthase, whose amino-acid sequence is MVDAWHKHDMEFLGGRRLRRARRTAWSRAMVRETVLTPADLIWPLFVIEGHNEKTQIRTMPGVERLSVDLCVEAAKAARDAGIPALALFPNTPDHLRNESAAEAYNPDNLMCRALSAIKNAVPEIGLIADVALDEYSSDGQDGLVRDGEILNDETVAVMIRSALVQTQAGADIIAPSDMMDGRVAALREALDAAGHEQTQIMAYAAKYASYYYGPFREAVGSGSRLKGDKRTYQMDYANSDEAMREIEQDIAEGADSVMVKPGLPYLDIVRRAKDSFNIPIYAYQVSGEFAMIEMAAAAGAIDRKGAIMESLHAFKRAGANGVLTYFALEVARELGR